The Persephonella hydrogeniphila region CTCCCCTTTTATCTTCCCTGTAGAGTAAGCCTGCGCTATAGCCTCTAAATTAGAACCTCTTCCTGATATAAGAACAACAATATCCATAGATAAAATCCTTTTTTTCTAATTATAACATTGAGGGTCTTTATAATTACACTCCAAAGATAAAAACTATTAAAAATATCAGACATGTATTGAAATATTTAATAGATTTATTTATATTATTAATATTATGAGACATTATATAATTTGGGGGAGCTTATTAATATACGCCTTAAGTATAAATGGGAAGGGAGGGGTGGTAGGTTCTAAACATGATTTAAGCTCATCTACCACTACTCAGATATGTGTATTTTGCCATACACCTCATGGTGCCAGTGATATTGCACAGCCCCTCTGGAACAGGAATATATCAGACCTGACAGCATTTCAGATGTATGGGAGTCCTACTATAGACTCAACTATTGATCCATTACCAAACGCTCCTTCTCTGGCATGTTTATCATGCCATGATGGTGTTTCTGCAGAAGGTGATGCAAGTGCTGTGAATCCTGCAGACACTCATAATCTGAGAAATGGTCCAGGTCCTGGAAGCGTCCCCGATACAACATCGCAGCCAAACTGTAATGCATGTCATAACACAGGCTCTGGAATATATCCGAGAAAACTCTGGAGAATAGGGGCAAATCTGATGGATGACCACCCTGTTTCCATATCATATCCTACCCCTGACCAGGACCCTGATTTTAATATTCCCCCTGATCCACAAAAAGGATGGCCTGACATAAAACTGTTTAACGGTAAAGTGGAATGTCCAACATGCCATGACCCCCATAACGGACAGCCTTTATTCCTTAGAAAACCCAATGAGTACAGTCAGTTATGTTTTACATGTCATAAAAAATAATCAGTTATTGAGATACCAGTCATAAAACAGGTATATATATTCCAAATTTTTGCTCTCTGTGAGAAATCTTCTTTTTCTCTCATCCTGTACATAGTTCAATAAAAAACTGTTTATCTTTTCTTGTGGAAAGATATCTGTATACCAGTTGAACATCTCAGATACCATAACAGCATTCTCTTCGGGGTATATAAGGACTTCAGAGCTTCCTACAAAATCCTTTACAGCTTTTTTTATCTCTAAATCAGGATTTTCCGGCTGGATATACCTTAAAGGGGGAGACGACTGGGTTCCTCTAACCAGAGAAATTATAAGCTCTTCTCTGTTTTCAAACTCTTTAAGAATGTTCTCTATATCTGTTAATGAGTAATTCTTACCGTTTATATTGTACTTTATTTTTGTAAAGAAACCTTCAACTTCCTTTACAGTTCTTTTGATTTTCATTTTCAGTATAAAATCAATAACCATCATATTGTAAATGTTCACCCAGAAAGATTTTCTCTCTGATTCTTTCAAAGATGACAGATCAAACTTTTGGAGCTTACCTGCTATATTCTGAAACAGTTTGTATTCTGGAGACAGTTTTATCCTTCTATAATCTACAGAACCGTTTTTCACATATTTCTCAAGTATCTCTTTTGTTAAGTAGTTAAATTCCTTAAATATTTCCGGTGGAGATTTTATTGATATACCATTCTTGTCAGGATTAACAACAATCTCATCTGCTACCGTATTTATATATATACCTATATTTTTTCTCAGGTTATTTGATTTTATGTAATCGTAGTATAGATCTATAAAAAGAGCAGCTGTCCAAGAAAAATCCTCAGTTCCGTACCCTGTTCCATATCTTGAATCAAAATATTCATAAAATCCGAATCTAACAGGAAGTTCAAGTATTGTTTTTTCAAGATGTTCTGCTTTTTGTTTAAACCTGTACCTCTTCAACCCCTGAAACAGCATCCAGTTTATATTTATCCAGACGGGCCCCCTCCAGTAATTTTTCGTACTGAAATCTTTTTTTGTTTTGTCATAATTAGGTATAGCAAAACAGTTCTCTTCGTGAATTTCACAGAAGCTTGCAGAGTTCATGTACTCAAGGAGTTTTAATGCCTGAGAGTGGGATGCAACTCCACCGAAAAGAGGCATAAATCCGGCAGACGTTTCAACCTTTATCTGCTTTTTTTCTATATAGTCATAAGCATAAAATATACCTTTATTCCCATCATAAAGGGTATCTCTCATTGATCTTGCTGTAGATAAATACCACTCTTCAGCCTGTTTGTAATCTTCTCCTAATATGTCTGCTATTTTAATGAGAGCTTCATTTGACGCAGAAAGTACAGAGTTAAAAAGGGGATCTATAACTATAAAAGGACACTCATGGAATATTTTTCTTTCTTCATATCTGTTTTTTCTAAAAAGATCTACAAGATATATATACCTTTTGTAATCTTCGTCTTTAGGTCTTTGTTCAGGATTTATTATTTTATCGTCTTTTCTGATAAAGTCTGGAACTTTTACCTGTGAGAGATCTATTTTCTCAAGAACAGGATCCCACATAGGTGAATTATCCATACCAGATTCCCAAGGATGTCTTATGTAAATAAGCCCATTATCGTCTGGATTCCTTTCAAGGTAAAAGTATCTGTGCAGTTTCATAAGTCTCGGAAATAGCCATCTTAAAAAATCTTTTACTTTTCCCTTATCAGATGAGTTTTCGTAAATTTTTAATGCTGCAAATGCATGTATTGGAGGTTGGGTTATTCCTGATGTAAGGTGGTTTTCTGGAGAGTATTTGGAAATCTCTGTTTTCCAGAAATCCGGTTCAGGAAAGTATTTCCCAAGGTTATTTTTATCAAAAACTATATGTGGAAGCATCCCGTTCTTCCACTGGGCATCAAAGAGAGATTTTAACTCCTGGATAGCTCTATCTGTATTATAACGGGAATAACCTATAGCTATAAATCCAGAATCCCAGTTCCACTGGTGAGGATAGAGATTAACAGACGGAACTGTATATCTACCATTCCAGTTTTTATCAAGCACTCTTTTTGCTTTCTGTATATACTGCTTTAAGGGCATAGCTCCTTACCTGAGAGGTTTATACTATGTTTACCGACCTCTCTCCCCTTTCGATTCTTCCTATTACATAAGCCTTTTCGCCTGTATCTTTTATTATGTTTAGGGCTTTTTCTTTTTCTTTTCCAGGAAGAATCAGTATCATTCCTATGCCCATATTAAATGTTCTGTACATCTCCTCTT contains the following coding sequences:
- a CDS encoding MGH1-like glycoside hydrolase domain-containing protein encodes the protein MPLKQYIQKAKRVLDKNWNGRYTVPSVNLYPHQWNWDSGFIAIGYSRYNTDRAIQELKSLFDAQWKNGMLPHIVFDKNNLGKYFPEPDFWKTEISKYSPENHLTSGITQPPIHAFAALKIYENSSDKGKVKDFLRWLFPRLMKLHRYFYLERNPDDNGLIYIRHPWESGMDNSPMWDPVLEKIDLSQVKVPDFIRKDDKIINPEQRPKDEDYKRYIYLVDLFRKNRYEERKIFHECPFIVIDPLFNSVLSASNEALIKIADILGEDYKQAEEWYLSTARSMRDTLYDGNKGIFYAYDYIEKKQIKVETSAGFMPLFGGVASHSQALKLLEYMNSASFCEIHEENCFAIPNYDKTKKDFSTKNYWRGPVWININWMLFQGLKRYRFKQKAEHLEKTILELPVRFGFYEYFDSRYGTGYGTEDFSWTAALFIDLYYDYIKSNNLRKNIGIYINTVADEIVVNPDKNGISIKSPPEIFKEFNYLTKEILEKYVKNGSVDYRRIKLSPEYKLFQNIAGKLQKFDLSSLKESERKSFWVNIYNMMVIDFILKMKIKRTVKEVEGFFTKIKYNINGKNYSLTDIENILKEFENREELIISLVRGTQSSPPLRYIQPENPDLEIKKAVKDFVGSSEVLIYPEENAVMVSEMFNWYTDIFPQEKINSFLLNYVQDERKRRFLTESKNLEYIYLFYDWYLNN
- a CDS encoding cytochrome c3 family protein: MVGSKHDLSSSTTTQICVFCHTPHGASDIAQPLWNRNISDLTAFQMYGSPTIDSTIDPLPNAPSLACLSCHDGVSAEGDASAVNPADTHNLRNGPGPGSVPDTTSQPNCNACHNTGSGIYPRKLWRIGANLMDDHPVSISYPTPDQDPDFNIPPDPQKGWPDIKLFNGKVECPTCHDPHNGQPLFLRKPNEYSQLCFTCHKK